A genomic stretch from Hymenobacter psoromatis includes:
- a CDS encoding amidohydrolase, translating into MTKLSQLARTLGGGKPRPYWLLFAPFAAAAQVPTPAPAQAAPIVLVGGTLHTGTGQVIENAAVAFDKGRLVYAGPRAGFTQTGYEARDVSGQQVYPGLILPNTTLGLSEVEAVRATVDEEEVGALNPNVRALIAYNTDSDVTPTVRINGVLLAQPTPRGGFLSGASSVVQLDAWNWQDAVVKADDGLHITWPAMVIKANPAEDAAALTRRQDARTAQLRDLEQLMSEAAAYRQLPAGRKENLRLSAMTGLFDGTKTLYIHADYGKELIESVRMAKRLGVQKVALVGARDAWMVLDFLKQNDVPVVLSRVQALPRRDGDDYDQPYKLPAQLQAAGIRYCLDFQGDQETSRSRNLPFVAGQAVAFGLTKEQALTAITLSPARIMGIDKDYGSLEVGKSATLIVSRGDLLDMRTNALTQAYIDGRSLTLESKQTALDRKFRAKYGLE; encoded by the coding sequence ATGACTAAACTATCACAATTGGCGCGCACGCTGGGCGGGGGCAAGCCCCGCCCCTACTGGTTATTGTTCGCGCCCTTCGCCGCTGCCGCGCAGGTGCCTACCCCCGCGCCAGCGCAGGCCGCGCCTATCGTGCTGGTGGGCGGCACGTTGCACACCGGCACCGGCCAGGTGATTGAGAATGCCGCCGTGGCCTTCGACAAAGGCCGGCTGGTGTACGCCGGGCCGCGCGCGGGCTTCACTCAAACGGGTTATGAGGCGCGCGACGTCAGCGGGCAACAGGTATATCCGGGGCTGATTTTGCCGAATACTACGCTGGGGCTGAGTGAGGTAGAGGCCGTGCGAGCTACGGTGGACGAGGAGGAAGTGGGCGCGCTCAACCCTAACGTGCGCGCGCTCATCGCCTACAATACTGACTCGGATGTGACGCCCACCGTGCGCATCAACGGCGTGCTGCTGGCCCAGCCTACCCCCCGCGGCGGCTTCCTGTCGGGGGCCAGCTCGGTGGTGCAGCTCGACGCCTGGAACTGGCAGGATGCCGTGGTGAAGGCCGACGATGGCCTGCATATCACCTGGCCCGCGATGGTTATCAAGGCCAACCCGGCTGAGGATGCCGCTGCCCTCACCCGCCGCCAGGACGCCCGCACCGCCCAGCTCCGCGACCTGGAGCAGCTGATGAGTGAAGCCGCGGCCTACCGGCAGCTGCCCGCCGGCCGCAAGGAAAACCTGCGCCTGAGCGCGATGACGGGCCTTTTCGACGGCACTAAAACGCTCTATATTCACGCCGACTACGGCAAGGAATTGATTGAGTCGGTGCGGATGGCCAAGCGCCTGGGCGTGCAAAAAGTGGCCCTGGTAGGTGCCCGCGACGCCTGGATGGTGCTCGATTTTCTCAAGCAAAACGACGTGCCCGTGGTGCTGAGCCGGGTGCAGGCCCTGCCCCGCCGCGACGGCGACGACTACGACCAGCCCTACAAATTGCCCGCCCAGCTGCAAGCCGCCGGCATCCGCTACTGCCTCGATTTTCAGGGCGACCAGGAAACCTCACGCTCGCGCAACCTGCCCTTCGTGGCGGGCCAGGCCGTGGCTTTCGGGCTGACCAAAGAGCAGGCGCTCACGGCCATTACGCTCAGTCCGGCCCGGATTATGGGCATCGACAAAGACTACGGCAGCCTCGAAGTGGGCAAGTCGGCCACGCTCATCGTGAGCCGCGGCGACCTGCTTGACATGCGCACCAACGCCCTCACCCAGGCCTACATCGACGGCCGCAGCCTGACGCTTGAGAGCAAGCAAACTGCCCTCGACCGCAAGTTTCGCGCGAAGTATGGGTTGGAATAG